TTTCTCAATGCCACGATAACCTCAAGAGGAACAGAAAAGGCAAGACACTAGCAAGCTATAACAATTAGTGGACAAAAATTTAGGTCTAGTCGAAAAGAATCTAAACTCTAAATGAAATTGgacttttaaaatttcaaaatgtacACTTTCTAAAAACTTGGCATCataattgttttttgtttttgtttttttttttttgtctggaGGAACCGCCGCCGTAAACCCCTGGTGACACTTAGCGGGAGGACTCACCACcccgagtcacacttaatacacctaaaGACTCCCCCGAGTTTTGAACCCTTCATCTCTTCGCTTCGTTGAGGATCGGTAGAGTCTTAGCTAGTAGAGCCACCGTGGCCGGTGGTTTGGCATCATAATTGTTGATCCCCATCTACTTGCGCGAAAAAAGATtgccaagttttgacaaatttcaatcTCTCGCAGGTGGgggtaattattaattaacgAGTGGACGGCTTGCTCCGAGTCAAGCTTGGGCGGCAGTCTTGCATGAGAAAGTCTGACCCGCGCGACTTTAATTAGCCTGGTCCTACCAGATATAAGCTTTATGTTCTGCGCGGGCTTGGACATGTTCTTACTTGACTGGGTATCAAATAAAATTAGCCTGGTCCTACCATATAAAGTCTGACCCGCGCGACTTTCAACCGTCGACTTTTAATGGCTTGAAGCTTGAACCACTTGGATTCAGACCGTCTTTGCTTTCTCTGAAGGTGTTCATGTTATTTAATGCGGTTTAGCAAGAAATTCTGCGCTCATTCCCCTTTACTTGGTTTGGAGTTTCCACCCGCGAATCTCATCCTGTGTCATGgcggttttgttcttttgcccATCAGTGCATTCAACTGGTAGTGAATCAAATCTGATAATAGCGAATAAGATGATATTATTCTTATGTATCAATCAATACATCTCCTAGTACAGACAAACACTGTTTGCCTATTTGGAAAAATGTAAGACCCCATTTCATGTCTCAGCATTGAGCGAACACAAAATTCTCATTATATTTAGGGATTGAGCTTGTGCATCACATTTAGGCTTTTGCATGATGTGCATGATGTGCATGATTGGGACTTGTTAAGTAGAGAGGAAGATTGAATAACTGAAGATGATCGTTTTCTATCTTGCCCTTAAGATCAAAATGAGATGTGAAAATTCAAGTTTGTCTATGTCGATTCAACTAATTAATGATGCTTAAAATTCTGTGCTGACAGTCTAATTATATAGTTTTCGAAACTAAAATAGTCAGGTATTAACTAATATAGCTTTTTGGGAACAGTGTGTATGGACTTGCCAAGATCATAGtatccataaaataaatgaaatataattaagGATGAAACCAAGTAACCATAGCAATGCACCCTAGTGACATCAGGAACACTCTGGAATAGAACAGAGCATCGATATCTAGTATCTGAAAAAACTGCATGCTCTAAAAATCACATAGGCAAAAAGCGCCACTGTTTTAGATTCCACAAATCATATTGCCGAAAGTTTGCAAGATCCATTTGAGGCCTTCCGCTTGGTATTTTGACAGCAGTATGACCATATCTAGGGCTTGCAAGGAGAATAATGGATCCTGGTTCAAATAACATAGGTGCAAGGGAGAAAGTTCTAAAATAGAGATTCGATGCAGACAATGAATGAGACAAATTAAGAAGCATCTCGCCAGTAGTCATTGCATGAGCATGTTCAGTCCGTGCAATGGTGGAATTGGTTTGCATCCCTTATGACTATAGAACTTCCAGTTGCCATGGAGATATACTTGATCGCAGAATGACAATCTCTGCAAATGCTAAGATTCTTAAACGAAATATCATAGtatccataaaataaatgaaatataattaagGATGAAACCGAGTAACCATAGCAATGCACCCTAGTGACATCAGGAACACTCTGGAACAGAACAGAGCATCAATATCTAGTATCTGAAAAACTGCATGCTCTAGGAAAATCCCATAGGCAAAAAGCGCCACTGTTTTAGATTCCATGAATCATATTGCCAAAAGCTTGCGAGATCCATTTGAAGCCTTCCACTTGGTATTTTGACAGTAGTATGACCATATCTAGGGCTTGCAAGGAGAATAATGGATCCTGGTTCAAATAACATAGGTGCAAGGGAGAAAGTTCTAAAACAGAGATTTGATGCAGACAATGAATGGGACAAATTAAGAAGCATCTCGCCAGTAGTCATTGCATGAGCATGTTCAGTCCGTGCAATGGTGGAATTGGTTTGCATCCCTTATGACTATAGAACTTCCAGTTGCCATGGAGATATACTTGATCGCAGAATGACAATATCTGCAAATGCTAAGATTCTTAAACGCCCAGATAGGTTTCAGACTGGAGGTGCTTATAAGGCCAAAAACAATGGCAATTTTTTCGCTGTGCTCATATATTGTTCCTTTAGTCTCTCCTTCACATCATAAAGAACAAATTCAGTGTCCAGAAGATCACCAGTTTCTTTATTCGACTAGCCAATTGGTCCTGTTCGTCAAAGATCTCCTGAGCCTTTGAGTGTGACATGTCACCTGtatagaacttttaatttttcactTCAATCCAGCTACAACCAGGTTCTTTTGAAAGACTTTTTAGTTTCATCCTCTTCCTAATTGCTACTGCATCTTCTTATAGAACCAGTTGATAAATACGCATTTGACAGCAAAACAAAAGCAGCAAGGTTGTCTGGCTCCTGCTAAAAAATCATTGCTGCAGCTTTTTTTGCAAGTATAACATTGTTGTGAACTCGGCAAGCTCCGAGAATTGTATGCCAGACAAGTGTATCGGCCCTGAAAGGCATTGAAATTATAAACTGAAGGGCTTCGACAAGGGAGCCTTATCTGTCCAATAAGTCCATGCATGCATAGTAGTCGATTCTGAGCACGAATCCATGTTCTGTTGGTCTAGAGTGTTTTCATCCACCAGATACCAAACCCACATAGCTACAAGAGGATAAGACAGCAACATAGGCGATCTCATTTGGCCTCACCCTGGCCTCAAGCATTTTATGGAATGTGACCAGAGCTCTCGTTGCAAAGCCATTTTTTGCAAAACCAGTGATCATTGAAGTCCAAGTTTTAACATTTTTCCCTCATCTCACGAGAAACTCAAAAAGCAGCTTCTGTGTTTCCACACCTGGAATACATTGAGATCAAACCATTGAGAATGCACTGATTTGAGTTGAGCCCTGATTTGCTTCCCCTCATCAATAGCGCCAATACAGGCAGCTCCACTTGAAAGGCTGGAAAATGTAAAAGCATTTGTCCAATTCCTCTCTCCTCAATCTCATGTAGAAGTTCAAAGGCTTCATCAGACTCCAAACTTTTGGCAAAGACATCTGCAAGGGTATCATAAGAAATCAAATTCCTTTCAAATAGTGCACCAAAAGCTCTCCAAGCATATGATTGTATCCCCCACAAGTATCAAATGCAAAGCACATTTTTAAAGCTACAGCGTATATTTGAATCCCCATGTCTATTATCACAAATACTTCCACATGCCTTGAGAGCACTAGCTAATGTGAAATGGTGCTCATTTTCTTCAGTTTGCACATGTCCTGTGATTATCGGTGTCCAAGACATCACGTTGCAATCTTGCATCCGATTAAACACCTTTCTCAAATCATGAATTGATCCACTAGCCACACATTTCACGTACATGTCCACCAAGCTGCATCCAACACAGACATCTGAAGCCAGTCCAGACCATATAATCAGGAATGCAATTGCGCCCCAAGGGATAGTAACTCCAACCCTGAATATGCCGACATAACAGCTGTAAGTGTAAATCTATCTGGCACAGCCCACTCCCCAAcatatccaaaaacaaatcaacaGCTTTATTTGGACAACCCAGCTGAGTACATCTGGTCATCATCAACGTCCACACAACCACATTCCTCTCGGGCATTTTCTCAAACAACTTACGACCTGAAACCAAATCAGCACTACCCTGCGAAAACAAGTCAATTGCTGCACACCCGACACACACATCAGAATCAAGATAGCCGCTTTTGATTATAAACTCGAAAATCTATCGCCAATTGATGCATTCTTCGGAACCGAACAAGCCCGAGGGTAAAAAAAACCGTCTTCAAGCATATGAACGAAAGTATCgacatttcttttcctttttttttttttttttgggtcgaagtaTCGACTGCTTCAAACGCGATGTGGTTATTGGCATATCAAGAGATCATGGAAGTCCAAGAAACCAAACCCCTTTTATTACCCATGTCCCTCAAAGTCCTCTCCGCCTCAGCCCAGTCATTGCATTTTGAGTAGAGACTGATAAGCGAGTTGAGAACCACCGAGTCGGGCTCAGCTGAGACGGAGCGAGCGACCGATGGACGCGCCTCCCGAGCGCGAGCCCTCGGGAGCGAATGCAGGActtgaggaggagagagagaaggtgaggAGGTCGGGATGGGACCCATCACGGGACATGAGGTCGAGATGGGAGAATGCTCCGCGGAGTTGGCAGACATCGAGGTCGGTGACCAGGCGGCGGTCGATGGGCgagggaaggggagagagagagagagagagagagagagagattcattcCATTATACAAGTCGAGCTTGATCTGAAATGTCAGGAAACAAGAGATGAAAACAGATAGCCAAAGAGGCAATtcttctgcaaaacaaaggATGCTACAAACGCTAAAATCACGATTTTACGTAGTCAATTATGCTTCGGATGGAACTAACTTTATTTGGCGTTCATTCAAAccggaaagaaaagaaaatcatacaATGTGCGATTGTGGAATCTCGTTGCTATTTTGAAATTGGTATGCTTCAGAAATTGTTGGGGCACTTGATGTAGTTGGGAATGATTCAAGTTCTATTTCAGcatccacatcatcaaatgGCTTCTCAGACGGATATAGAAGTGGCTTAGGAGGGAGTTGAAGCTTATCGATATCTCCTTCAAGCATGTTTAGGACCCGGCTCATTGATGGCCGATCGTTGGGGATTAACTGTATACACCAAAGGGCAACTATTACCATCTTCCTCATTATCTCCATGTCCCATTCTACTTCTTCTATTTCAATCTCGTTTTTTCTGCTAAGTTGATCATAGACCCACAAAGGGAAATAAATTTGACTTGAACGTTCAACATTCGCCTTTGCATTTTTCCTCCGACTAGCCATTTCCATTAGCAACatcccaaaactataaacatcagcTTTATATGAGACACCACCAATGTCCTTGTAGAATAGCTCGGGAGCCATATATCCCAAAGTTCCTCTTGCTGCAGTCAACGATATTATGCTATGATCCATAGGATAAAGTCTTGCAAGCCCAAAGTCAGAAACTTTTGGGGTGAAATTTTTATCTAGAAGAATATTGTGAGGCTTGATGTCGAAGTGTAGAATTTGCATGTCGCACCCCCGATGTAAATATTCGATGCCCTGGCCACCCCGAGAGATCTCATATATTTTCTGATAGTCAAGAGAATTGTCGTCATCTTTAGAGAAAATGTGTTTATCCAAAGATCCGTTTGACATGAAATCGTACACGAGAGCTTGCTTAGAGTTGTTGAAGCAAAAACCAACAAGTTCCACCACGTTAACATGGTGGATTCTTCCAATAGTAGCCACTTCACTTATAAAATCTTGGCCATTAGATTTTGGtttgttcaaaatcttaacAGCAACTTCATTGCCACTTCTAAGTATTCCTTTATACACAGAGCCATATCCTCCTTCACCTAATttgtgtttgaaattttttgtgattttcttgatgtccgagtaagagtaccttatgggcaAAAAGTTATTATGAGCTTGTAGGAATTCTTCAATCTTTCCATCCATTGCTTGGTGCCTTCTCATCCACTTATAGACTAAAAATATCAATACACATGGAGCTCCGAGTATGAATTTTGCCGCAAGGAACTGGGCTGTGGAAAAATTTGTCCATAGATTAGCGTAGTGTAATATAGAAAGTTATCCTTTTTTGGGTCAGATTGCCgcttgagattttcatggttGTGAGGAATAAAGGACTAGTCAGTACCTAAGAAAAAGGGGACATAAGGAAGTGCATATCTCGCAACTATCGCCACCATAGTAGAAGTATCTGTAGCAAGCAAGAGAATTTGTTTAGAGATGACTGAAAATGATTAATAAGCATTAACAATCAATCGATGGAGacctaaattattattttggcGGTAAAGTATAAAAATAGTACACGTTAAGCTatgaccaaataaaaaaaaaagaattgatacAATCACTGCAAAGTGCAATGAcggacttttatttattaaagttGCAAATGGAGAAGTCTAGAACAAAGAAGAGTGACTGAGTTTCACTCTCCCTTATGGCATCTAGATCCAACTTTATTCATATACTCAAGGAATCCATGTTATCATAGCGTGATcatttttattgaagaaagatgATTTCGCTTTTGTTCCCTAAATATACCAAATGATTACGTTTGCCAGTCACTCGTGTGTAATTCTGATTTACAAATATCATCTAATATATGCACAATTTATTCTCCTGCATAGTAATACCCACCATGAAAGTGACACAACGTACTATGTAATCAAACATTTTTccctaataaaaaataaagtaatcaAATTCAGAAAAGCTCCATGGGTTAGAGAACAATAAAAGAGAGATGCATACTAAATCTATTCGGAAATCTtattgaacttttttatttcagtgatgtggcaattttttttattgggtattcAAAGAAATTAGCAAGGCAATGTGTGAGTCTCACATATGATGATTATCCAACTGAAACTTGCCGTGTTACTCGATAAGTAAATTTTGATAAGATATCTTGACAGAGCGGGCATttaagaagaggaggaaggagcgAAGAAAAGCTAAAGCGAAAGTCGCTTACTAGAGTTATGTTCACTGCACCTTCCCCGGTAGTTGAAACCGCAGAAGCAAAACCAAGATATTCCACTTGACGAACTCCGATAGGATAGATTGAATCCCTGCGCCATGTCGTTGTGGATGTCCTTGTATGATGATCTCCCCCTATAATACTGATCCCTTCCCCAATCCGAGAAAGAGTTCGATGCCAATGTCATCATGGTTATAGTGCAAGAATCCTCGATGACCGACGCACTTAATTCAAAAGACTCACCAATAATGGCATATGAGTACACCTCCGTCTGGGAAAAATCTGGAGACGTGCCGGTAGAGTATGCTCCCCCGATGCACGGTTTGGTATCAAAataccaagaagaagaagaagcagctggCCGTGAGCACTTCACGAAGACCACTGAGCCCGAGAAAAAAGGATCGTAGGGATAAAATCCCCTAAAGTTGGAGTTCATCAACGAGTGATGGGGAAGGGATGAGCAATTACCCTCTTGCAGGCCATTGTCAACCAGCTTTATGACGCCATTGAAGTTAactttgtcaccataaaaatcATAATGGATCGACTTCACGTAATATCTACCAGCTCCCTAATATAGAACAGTGCGGTTACTTTCACAAATAAGCTCGTAATCGGAGTGACCGCAACCTTTTCGATCGCTTTTTAATCGAAAGGGATAACTTATGTTACGAATGCCACCGCAAGATGAAGCAATGCATAAGTGACTATTCTTCGCATTGGAACTCGTCCCTAACAGCAAAATTTGCAATATAAGCAGAAACACATGGTACACGCATATGGAGCCGAGAGAATTAATCATCTCTCCACTCCTCGATGCAAGAATGGTGGTTTTAGCTTGGTGATTGTGGCGGAGGCTCAACGAGGGGAGGAATTATATATTATCGAAAGGATCAGCTGGGGGATCAACTATAATTGAAATTCCCAAGTCAACAAGCAACaccaagtcaagtcaagaaaagaaactcaTGTGGACCAATCAAAGGTTCCATCAGTGAAAATTACGCAAAGATTGTTGTACACGCAACCAAACTCACATGACACGGCGgtgaattgatttttggataGCAGTCACACTGATTAGGAGGCAAAAATCAACAAGATGCACCACACGAACTTGTGGATCCTTCCTGGACACGTCGGTTATGAAATCTTGGCCATTAGACTTTGACTTATTTAAAGTTGTAATAATAATTTCATTGTCCTGTCTAAGTATTCCTTTATGTACAAAGCCATATCCTCCTTCATCTAGCTTGTCTAAGTATTTCTTTATATACAAAACCATATCCTCCATCTAGATTGTGCTTGaaatatctttttatttatttattgaatatctGAGTAAAGAGTATTTTATAGGAAAAAAGTTATTATGAGCTTATAGAAATTCTTTGACGTTGTCGTCCATGCTAGGTGTCTTCTCATGCACTTATAGGTTAAAATTATATCATATGAATGTTGCTGCGCTGCTATGAGTTGCAGAGATTATTCCGCATAGATTAGCCATAAAACATCTGTTTGTGTTGCCCATATTATGATAAAAGTTCTGCATATCATTTGCTATCCATTCAATCCGATGTTAGACCTGATTGCAATTCCACTAAAGAACTGCATATCATCTGCTATCCATTTATGAATATATTGCACTTTCATTTACTCGCAAGTAGCATATAAATGTCCTTCAAACAGAATTCGACCATTTGCAATCTTAACTTGGCATGACATTACGCGTAACTAGACTTGAAGCCACACCATGCGTATAGTGGAGGTCCTACCAACATTTCTCAAGGAAATTGGTTAGATTACAATTAAAGTGATTAATTGAAAGTGATTTGAAGATTATAGCATCAAGTGaataaaattaaagtttagTGAGCACGACCGAGAGTCTTGATTGTTTGTATTATCGCATGTTTCGTCACCCATCACGTAGAAACTCATAGAAACAAGGAAGTGATTCTGTTAAAACGTGACTTTACTGGATTAGTTAGAATTTACATAGAACGAATCCAAAGAATACATTCTCCAAACAAATTAATCAtgcaaaaggaaggaaaaaaagtttatgagtgTAGAGAGTCAAATACAAGACTGTCAACATATTCAGTTAAACTCACTTTCACTTAAAAAAACTGACGttcacttaaaatttaaatagaATCGGCTAAGTGACAATGAATAACGAGGGAGAGATGAGCAATTATCCTTTTGCAGCCCGTCGTCGACTAATTTGATTTGGTCAGCAGAATAATTGATAGATTGCACATAGTATCGACCATCACTCAAGTACCAAACAGTTCGATTATCTTCACATGTCAAGCCATACAAACTTCCATTTGGGTTACTCGTCAATCGAAACGGGTGGCTTATATTGTGAATGTCGCCACAGGAAGAAGTGCTCCATCGATTACTGGCTCGACATTAGTAGtcattcctagaaatagaacaAGAACGAGCAGCAACACTTGATAGATATGCGTGGACCTGAGAGCACTGGTCAtgttgatattgctagtatgagtacctagaggggggtgaataggtgtctaaacaatttatcgatatacggaagcgattcttagcatatgatagaaagtaaattctctcttaattaacaaaatgaaatacgatcgaggtagagagagtaaggaagagaaaattgaacacaggatttatagtggttcggcttattccaagcctacgtccactcttccgcactgacagcccaccggctggatttcactatgatcaaaagagaagttacagcatagctttgccttgattccacagtgtagatgttctatcacacctcctcaaggtctctcacaaatatagactctcttttctatacaagtattcgctcaaaggatttatctaaacaaataggagcttcagactttagaattcttctatcgcgcacaccttgaacaactaagacagtcttccttatatactcctttatgccatcatacccgttggcacttaccaaaggaattcctccaatctacccgttggacggaatcaattaggaagattgttcaagctattaaagcaacgtgttgatagccc
The sequence above is drawn from the Eucalyptus grandis isolate ANBG69807.140 chromosome 11, ASM1654582v1, whole genome shotgun sequence genome and encodes:
- the LOC104426992 gene encoding rust resistance kinase Lr10 encodes the protein MVAIVARYALPYVPFFLAQFLAAKFILGAPCVLIFLVYKWMRRHQAMDGKIEEFLQAHNNFLPIRYSYSDIKKITKNFKHKLGEGGYGSVYKGILRSGNEVAVKILNKPKSNGQDFISEVATIGRIHHVNVVELVGFCFNNSKQALVYDFMSNGSLDKHIFSKDDDNSLDYQKIYEISRGGQGIEYLHRGCDMQILHFDIKPHNILLDKNFTPKVSDFGLARLYPMDHSIISLTAARGTLGYMAPELFYKDIGGVSYKADVYSFGMLLMEMASRRKNAKANVERSSQIYFPLWVYDQLSRKNEIEIEEVEWDMEIMRKMVIVALWCIQLIPNDRPSMSRVLNMLEGDIDKLQLPPKPLLYPSEKPFDDVDAEIELESFPTTSSAPTISEAYQFQNSNEIPQSHIV
- the LOC104424485 gene encoding pentatricopeptide repeat-containing protein At3g49170, chloroplastic-like, which encodes MSANSAEHSPISTSCPVMGPIPTSSPSLSPPQVLHSLPRARAREARPSVARSVSAEPDSVVLNSLISLYSKCNDWAEAERTLRDMAIDLFSQGSADLVSGRKLFEKMPERNVVVWTLMMTRCTQLGCPNKAVDLFLDMLGSGLCQIDLHLQLLVDMYVKCVASGSIHDLRKVFNRMQDCNVMSWTPIITGHVQTEENEHHFTLASALKACGSICDNRHGDSNIRYVFAKSLESDEAFELLHEIEERGIGQMLLHFPAFQVELPVLALLMRGSKSGLNSNQCILNGLISMYSRCGNTEAAF
- the LOC120289580 gene encoding uncharacterized protein LOC120289580; protein product: MAQSDSDSESDSNSDFEVTVKRKGAGRYYVKSIHYDFYGDKVNFNGVIKLVDNGLQEGNCSSLPHHSLMNSNFRGFYPYDPFFSGSVVFVKCSRPAASSSSWYFDTKPCIGGAYSTGTSPDFSQTEVYSYAIIGESFELSASVIEDSCTITMMTLASNSFSDWGRDQYYRGRSSYKDIHNDMAQGFNLSYRSSSSGISWFCFCGFNYRGRCSEHNSSKRLSL